A single region of the Manihot esculenta cultivar AM560-2 chromosome 12, M.esculenta_v8, whole genome shotgun sequence genome encodes:
- the LOC110628557 gene encoding endoplasmic reticulum metallopeptidase 1 isoform X4 — translation MVFLGHSISLGYRNHTNIIMRMSSKDSKDADSSVLINGHFDSPLGSPGAGDCGTCVASMLELARLIVDSGWIPPRPIIFLFNGAEELFMLGAHGFMKTYKWRDSIGASINVEASGTGGLDLVCQSGPGAWPSLIYAQAAIYPMAHSAAQDVFPVIPGDTDYRMFSQDYGSIPSLDIIFLLGGYYYHTSYDTLDKLLPGSMQARGDNLLSILKAFTNSSKLRTAQEREALRASSDDYRDEQAVFFDYLSWFMIFYSRRVAVVLHSIPIAIFLLMPFLLHFLELGLRSWFAMFCDFVKGLLLHAAGIILAIVFPVIFSIMRLFFSSCAMNWFAHPYLAFMMFIPCSLVGLLIPRTVWSCFPLSQDVSVLKKSKEISQVLSDEAWFWGAFGFYACLTLAYLVAGLGGGFLTFSVSAFMLLAWISFNAYIKSYHHQSLWSTVIYVVPLIPCILYSVYFGGFLVQFLIEKMGMMGAAPPPYGFYIADGVVAAIIGVVTGWCVGPLIPICGRWLARSSIIQFLLHISVLALALSSQFFPYSNTAPKRVVFQHTVVTTDANRILDSSYDFSIVDSNSLLFVFKYAPEVAKDLHVGTDFSFKTANMSHRETWMALFPVSHLFSRSLKFPASSDDIIKEYRYFPHLSNYKPHTISSKGSRKVYLELSLGDLKEVWVAVLNITGPLSSWSLADNVLPAPEAIDGGPPSYICRLSGASDDKWTFWLEASNSSDVRVELAVIDQFLIDGAKNLRGLFPDWVDVTAYASFMSSYVF, via the exons ATGGTATTTTTAGGACACAGCATATCTTTGGGGTACAGAAACCATACAAATATTATCATGAG GATGTCATCTAAAGATTCAAAAGACGCTGACTCATCCGTTTTAATTAATGGCCATTTTGATAGTCCACTTGGTTCCCCTGGAGCTGGTGATTGTGGAACATGTGTTG CATCAATGCTGGAACTAGCAAGACTTATAGTAGACTCTGGTTGGATACCGCCCCGgcccattatttttctttttaatggtGCAGAGGAACTATTCATGTTG GGTGCACATGGCTTCATGAAGACATATAAATGGCGTGATTCAATTGGAGCTTCTATTAATGTGGAGGCATCTGGGACAGGGGGTCTTG ATTTAGTATGCCAATCTGGACCTGGTGCTTGGCCTTCCCTAATCTATGCTCAGGCTGCAATATACCCCATGGCACATAGTGCTGCCCAG GATGTTTTTCCTGTTATTCCTGGAGACACAGATTACAGAATGTTTTCCCAAGATTATGGAAGCATTCCCAGCCTGGATATTATCTTTCTTCTTGGTGGTTACTACTACCATACCTCCTATGATACGTTGGACAAACTACT ACCTGGTAGCATGCAAGCACGGGGAGACAATCTGCTAAGTATACTTAAAGCCTTTACAAATTCTTCTAAGCTGCGAACTGCCCAAGAAAGAGAAGCTCTCAGAGCTTCTTCAGATGATTACAGGGATGAACAGGCTGTTTTCTTTGATTACTTGTCATGGTTCATG ATATTCTATTCAAGAAGAGTAGCTGTGGTACTTCATAGCATTCCCATTGCCATCTTTCTTCTTATGccatttcttttgcattttctgGAATTAGGGTTACGTTCTTGGTTTGCAATGTTCTGTGATTTTGTCAAAG GATTGCTGTTACATGCTGCTGGGATTATACTGGCAATTGTTTTCCCTGTTATCTTCTCCATTATGAGGTTATTTTTCTCCAGTTGTGCAATGAACTG GTTTGCTCATCCATACTTGGCTTTCATGATGTTCATTCCCTGCTCACTTGTTGGTTTGTTGATTCCAAGAACTGTTTGGAGTTGTTTTCCCCTCTCTCAAGATGTTTCAGTTCTCAAGAAATCGAAGGAG ATCTCACAGGTACTGTCAGATGAAGCTTGGTTTTGGGGAGCATTTGGATTTTATGCTTGCTTAACTTTG GCTTATCTTGTAGCTGGGCTCGGTGGAGGGTTCTTAACTTTTTCTGTGTCAGCCTTTATGCTTCTCGCGTGGATCTCCTTTAACGCATATATCAAATCTTATCATCATCAATCACTCTG GTCAACTGTCATCTATGTAGTACCTTTAATTCCGTGCATTCTGTATTCAGTATATTTCGGTGGATTTCTTGTCCAATTCTTGATTGAGAAGATGGGTATGATGGGTGCTGCTCCTCCACCATATG GATTTTATATTGCTGATGGTGTAGTGGCAGCAATAATTGGAGTTGTAACTGGTTGGTGTGTGGGTCCTCTGATACCTATTTGTGGCCGTTGGTTGGCCAGGTCCTCCATCATTCAGTTCTTATTGCATATTAGTGTGCTTGCATTGGCTCTCTCCTCACAGTTCTTTCCCTACAGCAACACTGCCCCTAAGAGGGTTGTTTTTCAGCATACAGTTGTGACCACAG ATGCAAATAGGATTCTGGACTCCAGTTATGATTTTTCTATAGTGGATTCCAATTCTTtactttttgtttttaaatatgCACCTGAAGTTGCAAAGGATTTGCATGTTGGTACggatttttctttcaaaactgcAAATATGTCTCACAGAGAGACTTGGATG GCACTCTTTCCAGTATCCCATCTGTTCTCAAGAAGTTTGAAGTTCCCTGCAAGTAGTGATGACATTATCAAGGAATACAGATATTTCCCTCACTTGTCTAATTACAAACCTCATACTATTTCTAGCAAGGGATCTCGGAAAGTTTACTTGGAACTTTCCTTAGG TGACTTGAAGGAGGTCTGGGTTGCTGTTCTTAACATTACTGGTCCCTTATCGAGTTGGTCGCTTGCAGACAATGTACTTCCAG CACCTGAAGCAATTGATGGTGGTCCCCCGTCATATATATGTAGACTTAGTGGAGCTAGTGATGATAAATGGACCTTCTGGTTAGAG GCTAGCAATTCTAGTGATGTGAGGGTGGAGCTTGCTGTGATAGACCAATTCTTGATTGATGGAGCTAAAAATTTGAGGGGCCTTTTCCCTGACTGGGTGGATGTCACTGCTTATGCTAGCTTTATGTCGAGCTATGTCTTTTAG
- the LOC110628557 gene encoding endoplasmic reticulum metallopeptidase 1 isoform X1 produces MVFRLSPGDVAGFKFLFSLAIMYAIMSALVYSIVHMKFIKPLAIDAPLDRFSEARAVEHVRVLVQDGRQEGRPGLREAAKYIKAQLELIEDRAGSNIRIEIEESVVNGSFNMVFLGHSISLGYRNHTNIIMRMSSKDSKDADSSVLINGHFDSPLGSPGAGDCGTCVASMLELARLIVDSGWIPPRPIIFLFNGAEELFMLGAHGFMKTYKWRDSIGASINVEASGTGGLDLVCQSGPGAWPSLIYAQAAIYPMAHSAAQDVFPVIPGDTDYRMFSQDYGSIPSLDIIFLLGGYYYHTSYDTLDKLLPGSMQARGDNLLSILKAFTNSSKLRTAQEREALRASSDDYRDEQAVFFDYLSWFMIFYSRRVAVVLHSIPIAIFLLMPFLLHFLELGLRSWFAMFCDFVKGLLLHAAGIILAIVFPVIFSIMRLFFSSCAMNWFAHPYLAFMMFIPCSLVGLLIPRTVWSCFPLSQDVSVLKKSKEISQVLSDEAWFWGAFGFYACLTLAYLVAGLGGGFLTFSVSAFMLLAWISFNAYIKSYHHQSLWSTVIYVVPLIPCILYSVYFGGFLVQFLIEKMGMMGAAPPPYGFYIADGVVAAIIGVVTGWCVGPLIPICGRWLARSSIIQFLLHISVLALALSSQFFPYSNTAPKRVVFQHTVVTTDANRILDSSYDFSIVDSNSLLFVFKYAPEVAKDLHVGTDFSFKTANMSHRETWMALFPVSHLFSRSLKFPASSDDIIKEYRYFPHLSNYKPHTISSKGSRKVYLELSLGDLKEVWVAVLNITGPLSSWSLADNVLPAPEAIDGGPPSYICRLSGASDDKWTFWLEASNSSDVRVELAVIDQFLIDGAKNLRGLFPDWVDVTAYASFMSSYVF; encoded by the exons ATGGTGTTCAGGCTTAGCCCCGGCGACGTCGCCGGTTTCAAGTTCCTATTTTCTCTTGCGATTATGTATGCTATCATGTCGGCGCTTGTTTACTCTATAGTTCACATGAAGTTCATTAAGCCGTTAGCGATCGATGCGCCTCTTGATCGCTTCTCCGAGGCCAGAGCTGTCGAACATGTTCGAGTTTTGGTTCAAGACGGTCGCCAA GAAGGACGTCCTGGCTTAAGAGAAGCTGCTAAGTATATTAAAGCGCAATTGGAATTGATAGAGGACAGAGCTGGATCAAACATCAG AATTGAGATCGAAGAGAGTGTTGTTAATGGTTCCTTCAATATGGTATTTTTAGGACACAGCATATCTTTGGGGTACAGAAACCATACAAATATTATCATGAG GATGTCATCTAAAGATTCAAAAGACGCTGACTCATCCGTTTTAATTAATGGCCATTTTGATAGTCCACTTGGTTCCCCTGGAGCTGGTGATTGTGGAACATGTGTTG CATCAATGCTGGAACTAGCAAGACTTATAGTAGACTCTGGTTGGATACCGCCCCGgcccattatttttctttttaatggtGCAGAGGAACTATTCATGTTG GGTGCACATGGCTTCATGAAGACATATAAATGGCGTGATTCAATTGGAGCTTCTATTAATGTGGAGGCATCTGGGACAGGGGGTCTTG ATTTAGTATGCCAATCTGGACCTGGTGCTTGGCCTTCCCTAATCTATGCTCAGGCTGCAATATACCCCATGGCACATAGTGCTGCCCAG GATGTTTTTCCTGTTATTCCTGGAGACACAGATTACAGAATGTTTTCCCAAGATTATGGAAGCATTCCCAGCCTGGATATTATCTTTCTTCTTGGTGGTTACTACTACCATACCTCCTATGATACGTTGGACAAACTACT ACCTGGTAGCATGCAAGCACGGGGAGACAATCTGCTAAGTATACTTAAAGCCTTTACAAATTCTTCTAAGCTGCGAACTGCCCAAGAAAGAGAAGCTCTCAGAGCTTCTTCAGATGATTACAGGGATGAACAGGCTGTTTTCTTTGATTACTTGTCATGGTTCATG ATATTCTATTCAAGAAGAGTAGCTGTGGTACTTCATAGCATTCCCATTGCCATCTTTCTTCTTATGccatttcttttgcattttctgGAATTAGGGTTACGTTCTTGGTTTGCAATGTTCTGTGATTTTGTCAAAG GATTGCTGTTACATGCTGCTGGGATTATACTGGCAATTGTTTTCCCTGTTATCTTCTCCATTATGAGGTTATTTTTCTCCAGTTGTGCAATGAACTG GTTTGCTCATCCATACTTGGCTTTCATGATGTTCATTCCCTGCTCACTTGTTGGTTTGTTGATTCCAAGAACTGTTTGGAGTTGTTTTCCCCTCTCTCAAGATGTTTCAGTTCTCAAGAAATCGAAGGAG ATCTCACAGGTACTGTCAGATGAAGCTTGGTTTTGGGGAGCATTTGGATTTTATGCTTGCTTAACTTTG GCTTATCTTGTAGCTGGGCTCGGTGGAGGGTTCTTAACTTTTTCTGTGTCAGCCTTTATGCTTCTCGCGTGGATCTCCTTTAACGCATATATCAAATCTTATCATCATCAATCACTCTG GTCAACTGTCATCTATGTAGTACCTTTAATTCCGTGCATTCTGTATTCAGTATATTTCGGTGGATTTCTTGTCCAATTCTTGATTGAGAAGATGGGTATGATGGGTGCTGCTCCTCCACCATATG GATTTTATATTGCTGATGGTGTAGTGGCAGCAATAATTGGAGTTGTAACTGGTTGGTGTGTGGGTCCTCTGATACCTATTTGTGGCCGTTGGTTGGCCAGGTCCTCCATCATTCAGTTCTTATTGCATATTAGTGTGCTTGCATTGGCTCTCTCCTCACAGTTCTTTCCCTACAGCAACACTGCCCCTAAGAGGGTTGTTTTTCAGCATACAGTTGTGACCACAG ATGCAAATAGGATTCTGGACTCCAGTTATGATTTTTCTATAGTGGATTCCAATTCTTtactttttgtttttaaatatgCACCTGAAGTTGCAAAGGATTTGCATGTTGGTACggatttttctttcaaaactgcAAATATGTCTCACAGAGAGACTTGGATG GCACTCTTTCCAGTATCCCATCTGTTCTCAAGAAGTTTGAAGTTCCCTGCAAGTAGTGATGACATTATCAAGGAATACAGATATTTCCCTCACTTGTCTAATTACAAACCTCATACTATTTCTAGCAAGGGATCTCGGAAAGTTTACTTGGAACTTTCCTTAGG TGACTTGAAGGAGGTCTGGGTTGCTGTTCTTAACATTACTGGTCCCTTATCGAGTTGGTCGCTTGCAGACAATGTACTTCCAG CACCTGAAGCAATTGATGGTGGTCCCCCGTCATATATATGTAGACTTAGTGGAGCTAGTGATGATAAATGGACCTTCTGGTTAGAG GCTAGCAATTCTAGTGATGTGAGGGTGGAGCTTGCTGTGATAGACCAATTCTTGATTGATGGAGCTAAAAATTTGAGGGGCCTTTTCCCTGACTGGGTGGATGTCACTGCTTATGCTAGCTTTATGTCGAGCTATGTCTTTTAG
- the LOC110628557 gene encoding endoplasmic reticulum metallopeptidase 1 isoform X3, producing MVFRLSPGDVAGFKFLFSLAIMYAIMSALVYSIVHMKFIKPLAIDAPLDRFSEARAVEHVRVLVQDGRQEGRPGLREAAKYIKAQLELIEDRAGSNIRIEIEESVVNGSFNMVFLGHSISLGYRNHTNIIMSPLGSPGAGDCGTCVASMLELARLIVDSGWIPPRPIIFLFNGAEELFMLGAHGFMKTYKWRDSIGASINVEASGTGGLDLVCQSGPGAWPSLIYAQAAIYPMAHSAAQDVFPVIPGDTDYRMFSQDYGSIPSLDIIFLLGGYYYHTSYDTLDKLLPGSMQARGDNLLSILKAFTNSSKLRTAQEREALRASSDDYRDEQAVFFDYLSWFMIFYSRRVAVVLHSIPIAIFLLMPFLLHFLELGLRSWFAMFCDFVKGLLLHAAGIILAIVFPVIFSIMRLFFSSCAMNWFAHPYLAFMMFIPCSLVGLLIPRTVWSCFPLSQDVSVLKKSKEISQVLSDEAWFWGAFGFYACLTLAYLVAGLGGGFLTFSVSAFMLLAWISFNAYIKSYHHQSLWSTVIYVVPLIPCILYSVYFGGFLVQFLIEKMGMMGAAPPPYGFYIADGVVAAIIGVVTGWCVGPLIPICGRWLARSSIIQFLLHISVLALALSSQFFPYSNTAPKRVVFQHTVVTTDANRILDSSYDFSIVDSNSLLFVFKYAPEVAKDLHVGTDFSFKTANMSHRETWMALFPVSHLFSRSLKFPASSDDIIKEYRYFPHLSNYKPHTISSKGSRKVYLELSLGDLKEVWVAVLNITGPLSSWSLADNVLPAPEAIDGGPPSYICRLSGASDDKWTFWLEASNSSDVRVELAVIDQFLIDGAKNLRGLFPDWVDVTAYASFMSSYVF from the exons ATGGTGTTCAGGCTTAGCCCCGGCGACGTCGCCGGTTTCAAGTTCCTATTTTCTCTTGCGATTATGTATGCTATCATGTCGGCGCTTGTTTACTCTATAGTTCACATGAAGTTCATTAAGCCGTTAGCGATCGATGCGCCTCTTGATCGCTTCTCCGAGGCCAGAGCTGTCGAACATGTTCGAGTTTTGGTTCAAGACGGTCGCCAA GAAGGACGTCCTGGCTTAAGAGAAGCTGCTAAGTATATTAAAGCGCAATTGGAATTGATAGAGGACAGAGCTGGATCAAACATCAG AATTGAGATCGAAGAGAGTGTTGTTAATGGTTCCTTCAATATGGTATTTTTAGGACACAGCATATCTTTGGGGTACAGAAACCATACAAATATTATCATGAG TCCACTTGGTTCCCCTGGAGCTGGTGATTGTGGAACATGTGTTG CATCAATGCTGGAACTAGCAAGACTTATAGTAGACTCTGGTTGGATACCGCCCCGgcccattatttttctttttaatggtGCAGAGGAACTATTCATGTTG GGTGCACATGGCTTCATGAAGACATATAAATGGCGTGATTCAATTGGAGCTTCTATTAATGTGGAGGCATCTGGGACAGGGGGTCTTG ATTTAGTATGCCAATCTGGACCTGGTGCTTGGCCTTCCCTAATCTATGCTCAGGCTGCAATATACCCCATGGCACATAGTGCTGCCCAG GATGTTTTTCCTGTTATTCCTGGAGACACAGATTACAGAATGTTTTCCCAAGATTATGGAAGCATTCCCAGCCTGGATATTATCTTTCTTCTTGGTGGTTACTACTACCATACCTCCTATGATACGTTGGACAAACTACT ACCTGGTAGCATGCAAGCACGGGGAGACAATCTGCTAAGTATACTTAAAGCCTTTACAAATTCTTCTAAGCTGCGAACTGCCCAAGAAAGAGAAGCTCTCAGAGCTTCTTCAGATGATTACAGGGATGAACAGGCTGTTTTCTTTGATTACTTGTCATGGTTCATG ATATTCTATTCAAGAAGAGTAGCTGTGGTACTTCATAGCATTCCCATTGCCATCTTTCTTCTTATGccatttcttttgcattttctgGAATTAGGGTTACGTTCTTGGTTTGCAATGTTCTGTGATTTTGTCAAAG GATTGCTGTTACATGCTGCTGGGATTATACTGGCAATTGTTTTCCCTGTTATCTTCTCCATTATGAGGTTATTTTTCTCCAGTTGTGCAATGAACTG GTTTGCTCATCCATACTTGGCTTTCATGATGTTCATTCCCTGCTCACTTGTTGGTTTGTTGATTCCAAGAACTGTTTGGAGTTGTTTTCCCCTCTCTCAAGATGTTTCAGTTCTCAAGAAATCGAAGGAG ATCTCACAGGTACTGTCAGATGAAGCTTGGTTTTGGGGAGCATTTGGATTTTATGCTTGCTTAACTTTG GCTTATCTTGTAGCTGGGCTCGGTGGAGGGTTCTTAACTTTTTCTGTGTCAGCCTTTATGCTTCTCGCGTGGATCTCCTTTAACGCATATATCAAATCTTATCATCATCAATCACTCTG GTCAACTGTCATCTATGTAGTACCTTTAATTCCGTGCATTCTGTATTCAGTATATTTCGGTGGATTTCTTGTCCAATTCTTGATTGAGAAGATGGGTATGATGGGTGCTGCTCCTCCACCATATG GATTTTATATTGCTGATGGTGTAGTGGCAGCAATAATTGGAGTTGTAACTGGTTGGTGTGTGGGTCCTCTGATACCTATTTGTGGCCGTTGGTTGGCCAGGTCCTCCATCATTCAGTTCTTATTGCATATTAGTGTGCTTGCATTGGCTCTCTCCTCACAGTTCTTTCCCTACAGCAACACTGCCCCTAAGAGGGTTGTTTTTCAGCATACAGTTGTGACCACAG ATGCAAATAGGATTCTGGACTCCAGTTATGATTTTTCTATAGTGGATTCCAATTCTTtactttttgtttttaaatatgCACCTGAAGTTGCAAAGGATTTGCATGTTGGTACggatttttctttcaaaactgcAAATATGTCTCACAGAGAGACTTGGATG GCACTCTTTCCAGTATCCCATCTGTTCTCAAGAAGTTTGAAGTTCCCTGCAAGTAGTGATGACATTATCAAGGAATACAGATATTTCCCTCACTTGTCTAATTACAAACCTCATACTATTTCTAGCAAGGGATCTCGGAAAGTTTACTTGGAACTTTCCTTAGG TGACTTGAAGGAGGTCTGGGTTGCTGTTCTTAACATTACTGGTCCCTTATCGAGTTGGTCGCTTGCAGACAATGTACTTCCAG CACCTGAAGCAATTGATGGTGGTCCCCCGTCATATATATGTAGACTTAGTGGAGCTAGTGATGATAAATGGACCTTCTGGTTAGAG GCTAGCAATTCTAGTGATGTGAGGGTGGAGCTTGCTGTGATAGACCAATTCTTGATTGATGGAGCTAAAAATTTGAGGGGCCTTTTCCCTGACTGGGTGGATGTCACTGCTTATGCTAGCTTTATGTCGAGCTATGTCTTTTAG
- the LOC110628557 gene encoding endoplasmic reticulum metallopeptidase 1 isoform X2 gives MVFRLSPGDVAGFKFLFSLAIMYAIMSALVYSIVHMKFIKPLAIDAPLDRFSEARAVEHVRVLVQDGRQEGRPGLREAAKYIKAQLELIEDRAGSNIRIEIEESVVNGSFNMVFLGHSISLGYRNHTNIIMRMSSKDSKDADSSVLINGHFDSPLGSPGAGDCGTCVASMLELARLIVDSGWIPPRPIIFLFNGAEELFMLGAHGFMKTYKWRDSIGASINVEASGTGGLDLVCQSGPGAWPSLIYAQAAIYPMAHSAAQDVFPVIPGDTDYRMFSQDYGSIPSLDIIFLLGGYYYHTSYDTLDKLLPGSMQARGDNLLSILKAFTNSSKLRTAQEREALRASSDDYRDEQAVFFDYLSWFMIFYSRRVAVVLHSIPIAIFLLMPFLLHFLELGLRSWFAMFCDFVKGLLLHAAGIILAIVFPVIFSIMRLFFSSCAMNWFAHPYLAFMMFIPCSLVGLLIPRTVWSCFPLSQDVSVLKKSKEVLSDEAWFWGAFGFYACLTLAYLVAGLGGGFLTFSVSAFMLLAWISFNAYIKSYHHQSLWSTVIYVVPLIPCILYSVYFGGFLVQFLIEKMGMMGAAPPPYGFYIADGVVAAIIGVVTGWCVGPLIPICGRWLARSSIIQFLLHISVLALALSSQFFPYSNTAPKRVVFQHTVVTTDANRILDSSYDFSIVDSNSLLFVFKYAPEVAKDLHVGTDFSFKTANMSHRETWMALFPVSHLFSRSLKFPASSDDIIKEYRYFPHLSNYKPHTISSKGSRKVYLELSLGDLKEVWVAVLNITGPLSSWSLADNVLPAPEAIDGGPPSYICRLSGASDDKWTFWLEASNSSDVRVELAVIDQFLIDGAKNLRGLFPDWVDVTAYASFMSSYVF, from the exons ATGGTGTTCAGGCTTAGCCCCGGCGACGTCGCCGGTTTCAAGTTCCTATTTTCTCTTGCGATTATGTATGCTATCATGTCGGCGCTTGTTTACTCTATAGTTCACATGAAGTTCATTAAGCCGTTAGCGATCGATGCGCCTCTTGATCGCTTCTCCGAGGCCAGAGCTGTCGAACATGTTCGAGTTTTGGTTCAAGACGGTCGCCAA GAAGGACGTCCTGGCTTAAGAGAAGCTGCTAAGTATATTAAAGCGCAATTGGAATTGATAGAGGACAGAGCTGGATCAAACATCAG AATTGAGATCGAAGAGAGTGTTGTTAATGGTTCCTTCAATATGGTATTTTTAGGACACAGCATATCTTTGGGGTACAGAAACCATACAAATATTATCATGAG GATGTCATCTAAAGATTCAAAAGACGCTGACTCATCCGTTTTAATTAATGGCCATTTTGATAGTCCACTTGGTTCCCCTGGAGCTGGTGATTGTGGAACATGTGTTG CATCAATGCTGGAACTAGCAAGACTTATAGTAGACTCTGGTTGGATACCGCCCCGgcccattatttttctttttaatggtGCAGAGGAACTATTCATGTTG GGTGCACATGGCTTCATGAAGACATATAAATGGCGTGATTCAATTGGAGCTTCTATTAATGTGGAGGCATCTGGGACAGGGGGTCTTG ATTTAGTATGCCAATCTGGACCTGGTGCTTGGCCTTCCCTAATCTATGCTCAGGCTGCAATATACCCCATGGCACATAGTGCTGCCCAG GATGTTTTTCCTGTTATTCCTGGAGACACAGATTACAGAATGTTTTCCCAAGATTATGGAAGCATTCCCAGCCTGGATATTATCTTTCTTCTTGGTGGTTACTACTACCATACCTCCTATGATACGTTGGACAAACTACT ACCTGGTAGCATGCAAGCACGGGGAGACAATCTGCTAAGTATACTTAAAGCCTTTACAAATTCTTCTAAGCTGCGAACTGCCCAAGAAAGAGAAGCTCTCAGAGCTTCTTCAGATGATTACAGGGATGAACAGGCTGTTTTCTTTGATTACTTGTCATGGTTCATG ATATTCTATTCAAGAAGAGTAGCTGTGGTACTTCATAGCATTCCCATTGCCATCTTTCTTCTTATGccatttcttttgcattttctgGAATTAGGGTTACGTTCTTGGTTTGCAATGTTCTGTGATTTTGTCAAAG GATTGCTGTTACATGCTGCTGGGATTATACTGGCAATTGTTTTCCCTGTTATCTTCTCCATTATGAGGTTATTTTTCTCCAGTTGTGCAATGAACTG GTTTGCTCATCCATACTTGGCTTTCATGATGTTCATTCCCTGCTCACTTGTTGGTTTGTTGATTCCAAGAACTGTTTGGAGTTGTTTTCCCCTCTCTCAAGATGTTTCAGTTCTCAAGAAATCGAAGGAG GTACTGTCAGATGAAGCTTGGTTTTGGGGAGCATTTGGATTTTATGCTTGCTTAACTTTG GCTTATCTTGTAGCTGGGCTCGGTGGAGGGTTCTTAACTTTTTCTGTGTCAGCCTTTATGCTTCTCGCGTGGATCTCCTTTAACGCATATATCAAATCTTATCATCATCAATCACTCTG GTCAACTGTCATCTATGTAGTACCTTTAATTCCGTGCATTCTGTATTCAGTATATTTCGGTGGATTTCTTGTCCAATTCTTGATTGAGAAGATGGGTATGATGGGTGCTGCTCCTCCACCATATG GATTTTATATTGCTGATGGTGTAGTGGCAGCAATAATTGGAGTTGTAACTGGTTGGTGTGTGGGTCCTCTGATACCTATTTGTGGCCGTTGGTTGGCCAGGTCCTCCATCATTCAGTTCTTATTGCATATTAGTGTGCTTGCATTGGCTCTCTCCTCACAGTTCTTTCCCTACAGCAACACTGCCCCTAAGAGGGTTGTTTTTCAGCATACAGTTGTGACCACAG ATGCAAATAGGATTCTGGACTCCAGTTATGATTTTTCTATAGTGGATTCCAATTCTTtactttttgtttttaaatatgCACCTGAAGTTGCAAAGGATTTGCATGTTGGTACggatttttctttcaaaactgcAAATATGTCTCACAGAGAGACTTGGATG GCACTCTTTCCAGTATCCCATCTGTTCTCAAGAAGTTTGAAGTTCCCTGCAAGTAGTGATGACATTATCAAGGAATACAGATATTTCCCTCACTTGTCTAATTACAAACCTCATACTATTTCTAGCAAGGGATCTCGGAAAGTTTACTTGGAACTTTCCTTAGG TGACTTGAAGGAGGTCTGGGTTGCTGTTCTTAACATTACTGGTCCCTTATCGAGTTGGTCGCTTGCAGACAATGTACTTCCAG CACCTGAAGCAATTGATGGTGGTCCCCCGTCATATATATGTAGACTTAGTGGAGCTAGTGATGATAAATGGACCTTCTGGTTAGAG GCTAGCAATTCTAGTGATGTGAGGGTGGAGCTTGCTGTGATAGACCAATTCTTGATTGATGGAGCTAAAAATTTGAGGGGCCTTTTCCCTGACTGGGTGGATGTCACTGCTTATGCTAGCTTTATGTCGAGCTATGTCTTTTAG